A window of Paenibacillus polygoni contains these coding sequences:
- a CDS encoding cell wall hydrolase, translating to MNKLNHNKKWKTFAAGLLLSGSIAIGTVGAASPASAMLLQKGTQHAEVVDLQERLRTLGYLSAGVTGYYGSQTEKAVQSFQKRSGLAVDGKAGKRTIAALKAKAPASGATLNALAKAVNGEARGESLIGQVAVAAVILNRVQSNQFPSSIKDVILHPRQFTAVDDGQYNLTPNSSAYIAAKRALNGEDPTGGALYYYNPKIATSAWSKARPIIKTIGNHVFTK from the coding sequence ATGAACAAATTAAATCATAACAAAAAATGGAAAACATTCGCAGCAGGGTTACTTTTAAGCGGATCGATCGCAATAGGTACAGTAGGAGCCGCTTCCCCGGCCAGTGCAATGCTTCTTCAAAAAGGAACTCAGCACGCTGAAGTGGTAGACCTGCAAGAGAGACTCAGAACGCTAGGCTACTTATCTGCTGGAGTAACCGGATACTATGGATCACAGACAGAGAAGGCTGTTCAAAGCTTCCAGAAGCGGAGTGGTCTTGCTGTCGATGGAAAGGCAGGTAAGCGAACGATAGCTGCTTTGAAGGCTAAGGCGCCTGCCTCAGGAGCTACACTGAATGCTTTGGCTAAAGCTGTAAATGGGGAAGCAAGGGGAGAATCATTAATAGGACAGGTGGCAGTAGCTGCTGTAATCCTGAACCGGGTGCAGTCTAATCAGTTCCCGAGTTCCATAAAAGATGTTATCCTTCATCCTAGACAGTTTACTGCGGTGGATGACGGTCAGTATAACCTTACTCCGAATTCCTCTGCCTATATAGCAGCAAAGCGTGCGCTGAATGGGGAAGATCCAACAGGGGGAGCGCTCTATTATTACAATCCGAAGATTGCCACATCGGCTTGGAGTAAAGCACGACCTATTATAAAAACAATAGGAAATCATGTATTCACAAAATAG
- a CDS encoding cell wall hydrolase: protein MKKIPTLILTCACALSILGASTTASAATLQKGSRSSKVVEVQERLNKINYFWAGISGYYGDKTVAAVKKFQRVNNLAIDGKVGPKTEAKLKAKAPINNKVLKHLAGIIQDEAGGESFTGQVAVGAVILNRVQNSAFPNAITNVIFQKGQFAPAADGKLSVPTAGAYEAARRALTGYDPSKGALYFYNPKYTSSSWMSSRPVTQRLGNHVFTK, encoded by the coding sequence ATGAAAAAAATACCCACACTTATCTTAACATGTGCCTGTGCTCTTTCTATACTGGGTGCATCAACAACGGCTAGTGCTGCGACACTACAGAAGGGTAGTAGAAGTTCCAAAGTAGTTGAGGTCCAAGAAAGACTGAATAAAATAAATTATTTCTGGGCTGGTATCAGTGGTTACTATGGTGACAAAACGGTTGCAGCTGTGAAGAAATTCCAGAGGGTGAACAACTTAGCTATCGATGGAAAGGTTGGTCCCAAGACAGAAGCCAAACTGAAAGCCAAAGCGCCGATTAATAATAAAGTGTTAAAACATCTGGCAGGTATTATTCAAGATGAAGCCGGAGGAGAATCATTTACTGGACAAGTTGCAGTAGGTGCTGTCATTCTTAATCGTGTTCAGAACTCGGCATTTCCGAATGCTATTACGAACGTGATTTTTCAAAAAGGACAATTTGCACCTGCGGCGGACGGCAAACTAAGTGTGCCGACAGCGGGTGCCTATGAGGCAGCTCGCAGAGCTTTGACAGGATATGATCCTTCTAAAGGTGCTCTATACTTCTATAATCCGAAGTACACTTCCTCTTCTTGGATGAGTTCTAGGCCCGTTACACAAAGACTTGGTAATCATGTTTTCACAAAATAA